A window of Pedococcus badiiscoriae genomic DNA:
CCGGCGGGCCCCGCCGCTACTCCGGGACGCCTGCCAACAACGTCGCGAGGGAGCGGTCATCGGGCAGGTCCGGCCACACGGTCTCGCCCGTGGCCGCGTAGTAGAACGCGGCATCGACGTCGTCGAGGTCCAGGCCGCGCAGCCGCGCGAACGCGACACGGTAGGCGGCGAGCTGCAGGGCGCGAGTCGCTCCGGAGCCACCCGAAGGCTTGGCACCCGTCTTCCAGTCGACGATCGTGAAGCCACCACCCGGCCGGGGGAAGACGGCGTCGATGCGACCGCGCACGGCGATCCCGTCGATGACGGTCTCCACGGCGATCTCGATCTCTGCCGGCGTGCGATGGGCCCAGTCGCTGGCGAGGAACCGCTCCTTCATGAGGGGCAGGTCGCCGTCGTCGCCGGGGTCGTCGTCGGCGCTGCCGGGCAGGTCGAGGATGTCCACGATGGCGGCCTGGGCGAAGTGCTGCTCCACCCACGCGTGGAAGGCCGTCCCCCGGCGGGCGGCCAGCGCCGGGGGTTCGGGCATGGGGCGACGCAGGGCTGAGGCGAAACGGGCCGGGTCCTGGGCCAGCGCCACCACGGCCGACGCCGAGAGGTGCCGCGGCATCAGCACGGTGACGGCGCCACGGTGGGCGAGTCGACGGCGCTCCTCGAGTAGCAGGTCCAGCTCCTCGAGCACCGGCAAGGCGGCGCCCGGCATCGGAAGCACTCCCTGCTCCACAGTTCCACCCAGCCCGCCGGCATCCTCGCGGGCATCCTCGCGCTGGGCCTCCACGGCCGACCGGACAGCGGCAGCCCCCGCTGCCAGCGCGGCACGGCGCTGGGCGAGCGGGTCGGCCGGCCACTGCACCGACAGGGCCTCGGCGGCCGTCGGGTTCAGGGCCTCCTCCGGCACGGCCGGGTCGGGAAGGTCGACCCACGCGAGGCGGTCGACGGGCAGGGCCGACTCGGCCTCCAGGAGCTCGGTGAGGAACCTGGAGGTGACCTTGGGGGTCTTGCCATCGGTCCAGACCGGCGCTGTCAGCAGCATGTCGGACCGGGCGCGGGTGAAGGCGACGTAGGCGAGTCGGCGCTCCTCCTCGACCCCGTGGTCGCCGCCTCCACGCAGGAAGGCCTCGACCCGCGTCTCCATGTCCTTCCAGTCCGAGGCGCCCTGCCAGTCGAGCAGCGGGAGACCCTCGTGGTCGCCCCGCAGGGCGTAGGGGATGCCACCGTCGGTCAGTCCGCCGATCCAGCCGCGCTGCTTGGGCAGCGACACGCTCCACTGCTCCCCGTCGGAGCGGCTGACCGCCGCGGAGAGGGCGGGGAACGATCCCTCCACGAGCCCGGGGACCGCGACGGCATCCCACTCCAGGCCCTTCGCCGCGTGGATGGTCAGGATCTGGACGGCGTCCGAGGATGCCTCGATGTAGCCCTTGTCGAGTCCCCGCTCCTCCTTCAGGGCAGCCGTCAGCCAGGCCAGGAACCCGCCGAGGTTGGGCCGGTCGGCGCTCACCGTGAAGGTCGCCGCGACGTCCGCGAAGGCGTCGAGGTGGGCCCGCGCCGCGGCCGGCGTGTAGCCCTCGCGAGCCAGCACCTCGATGTCGAGGCCCAGGGCCCGCTCCGCCTCCCCCACGAGATCGGCCAACGGCAGGGCGGTCAGGGACCGCAGGCGGCGGATGGCCTGCTGCAGACCGCGTAGCCGTCCCAGCCCCACGTCACTGACCCTCTTGCCGTCCCAGCTGGTCCACCCGGGGCGCGGCGGATCGTCCACCGCCTCGACGATGCTGACGCGGTCGGAGCTGTCTGGCGCCTGGTCGCGAGGCGTCGAGGTCGCTCGGCCCGACCCACCACCGACGCCGGGCTGGGCGAGCGCCTCGGCGACGGCCCCTTCGGCGTCGTCGTCGTCCTGCGGCGCGAACCGGTCCTCGACACCCAGCCTGAGGTCCTGTTGGTGGCGAGCCCACGCCATCAGCCCGTCGAGGTCCGCCGCCCCGAGGCGACACAGCGGCCCGGTGAGCAACCGCATGAGCTGGTCGCCGCGGCTCGGGTCGTTGACGACGTGCAGCAGCGCGGTGATGTCCTCGATCTCCGGGGTGAGCAGCAAGCCGCCGAGACCCACCACCTCGTGGGGAATCCCCCGGGAGTCGAGCGCCTCGATCAAGGCAGCGAACTGGGACCGTTTGCGGCACAGGACGGCGGCCGACTTCGCCCCGGCCGCCCGACGCTCCTCCAGCCACGAGGCGACCAGGGCAGCCTCGTCGCCGGCGGTCTCGACCCGGGCGACGGCCACCCGACCCGACCCGGCCCCCGCACGAGGAGCGAGCTCGTCGACAGGGACCTTAGACCCCGCGCGCAGCGGACCCGCCACGGCGTTCGCCACCTCGAGCACCCCCACGTCGTTGCGCCAGCTGGTCGCCAGGGGCAGGACGGGAGCCGGGTGCGTGGGGGTGCCGAACGCGCGGCGGAACTCGCTGAGGGTGGTCGCACTCGCCCCCCGCCATCCGTAGATCGACTGGTGCGGGTCGCCCACGGCGGTCACCGGGGAGGGCTCCCCGGGTGCCACGAACAGGGACCGCAACAGCTCGAGCTGGGCGGCTGAGGTGTCCTGGAACTCGTCGAGCAGCACCGCGCCGAACCGCTGTCGCTCGATGGCACCGATGTCGGGGAAGGACATCGCGAGACGCGCCGCGAGCGCCATCTGGTCGGCGAAGTCCATCGCGTCACGGCCGCGCTTGAGCTCGAGGTATCGCTGCACCATCGGCAGCACCCCGGCCCGCGCCCGCAGCTGCTCGCGCATCTTCTTGACCTCCCCCGGAAGGTCCTTGCCACGCGCCCCCGGGTGGGGAGGCAACGCATCCAGGGCCGCCAGGACCCGCTCCAGGTATGCCGCGACGTCACCGACCTCGACGAGGTGCTCAGCCATCTCCCCTGCCAGGTCCACGACGGCCGCGGTCACGGTGGACTCGGCGAACTGCACGTCGTCCATCGGCCCGTCGTAGGCAGCGACCACCTCGGAGGCGTACTGCCACGCAGCGGCCTCGGACAGCAGCCGGGACTCGGACTCGTACCCCAGCCGCAGGGCGTGCTCGCGCACGAGCCGCCCGGCATACGAGTGGTAGGTCGACACGGTCGGTGTGCCGCCGAGCACCTCCGCACCGGTCTCGGCGTCGTCGGTGCGCGGATGCCACACGTCGCGCTGCTGGAGCAGCCGCAGACGGGCCCCGATGCGTTCGGCGAGCTCGGTCGCAGCCTTGCGGGTGAAGGTCAGGCCGAGGACCTGGTCGGGCTCCACGAAGCCGTTGGCGACCAGCCACACGACGCGCCCCGTCATCGTCTCGGTCTTGCCCGACCCCGCCCCGGCCACCACGAGCAGGGGCGCCATGGGGGCCTCGATGACCTCGACCTGCGCAGCCGTGGGCTCCGGCAAGCCCAGGGCACTGGCAATCTCCTTGGCAGACAACAGCTCTCGCGCCATCAGAGCACCCGCCCCTCGGGCTGGGCCGGGCAGGACGCCTTGACCTGGCAGAGCTTGCACCAGTCGCCCACTGTCGCCGCGAACGTCGAACCGGCCATCCCCTCGGCCGTCCCCGTCACGAGGTCGGCGGCCCACTGCGGGTCCGCGTCGTCGCGCAGCGGGTCCTGCGTCTGCAGGGTCGTCTTGACCAGGGCGGCCTTGCCGACCTGGAGCAGGGCGGCCCCCGCGGACCGGTCACCCAGCTCACCGAAGGCGCCACTCTCGACACCGAGCTGGTAGGCACCGAGCTGGGGGTGGCGCGCCAGCTCCTCGGCGCGGGGCTTGCTGCTCCCCGTCTTGTAGTCGACGACACGCAGGGCGGTCCCGTCAGGCGTGCCCTCGATGCGGTCGACCTTGCCGCTGAGCACGGCCCTGCCGAGGACGACCTTCATGTCGAGCTCCGCGCCGAGCCGCACCCAGCCGGCCGCCCGGGCCTCCTCGAAGTAGGTCGCGAGCCTGCGGACCATGCCATGCGCCTCGTGGCGCTTGCGGTCCGAGACCCAGCCGGCCGGCATACCGAGGCGGCCCCAGCGGGCATCGACCTCGGCGACCAGGGTGTCGGCATCGACGTCACCGAGCTCGGCCGCGATGTCGTGCACGAGCGTGCCGATGTCCGCCGCCCCCACGGACGGCCCGTCCCCACCGACGGAGCCGAGCAGCCAGCGCAGGCCGCAGCTGCCGAACGACTCGACCTTGCTCGGCGAGACCCTGACCTCCTGGTCCTGCGCGCGCAGCGGCCGGTCGTCGGACACCTCGCGCAGGGCCCACCACTGGCTGGGATCAGCACCCGGCACGCCCTCGTGGGTGAGCCGGGCCAGGGCGGCCACCGCGGTGGCGCGTACGCCGGAGTCAGCGGAGACGAGCTGACGGCGCAGCTCGCCGACGAGCGTCGGCAGGGTCATCGTGCGCGCGACCTCGGCGAAGCGCCGATCCCCTTGGGTGGCAATGGTTTCCGGGTCGACGACGTCGAGGTATACGGAGGGCTGCTCGTCGTCGGAGCGGACCGCCGTGACGATGACCCGGTCGCTCGCCCGGGTCAGCGCGACGAGGAACGACCTGGTCTCGTCGTACCGGACGGCGGCCTGGGCCGCCCGGAACGTCGTGGCCCGACCTGACACCACGTCGACCAGGTGCTCCGACCCGAGCAGCGACCCCCGCAGCCGCAGGTCCGGCCAGACGCCCTCCTGCACCCCCGCGACGACGACAAGGTGCCACTGGCGACCGGCAGCCGCCTGGGGGGTCGTGACGGTGACCGACTCGCCCACCGGTGACCGCGCGACCAGGGTGTCACCGGGGATGTCCTGGTTGCCGATGTGGGTGAGGAACTCCTCGGGCCCGGCCTGCGGGAGCCGGTCGACGAACTTCGCCGCCGCGTCGAACAGGCCCACCACGGCGTCGAGGTCGCGGTCGGCCCGCGCGGCGCCCGAGCCACCGCCGAGCGCGGTCGCCTGCCACTCGGCGCCGAGCCCGGTGGCGGCCCACATGGCCCAGAGCACCGACTCCGCGGTGACGCCGGGCTCCCAGCGCCAGACCGGGTCCCCGTCGCCCGCGGCGCTACCGTCCAGGGCGCCCCGTGCGGCCTTGACCCCGGCCGCGATGGTGGCCGCCACCCGCCGCGCCGGGATGGCCTCGGGCCCGAGCTCGATCAGGGCACCAGGAGCGACCAGTGCCGCGGCCAAGAGCTCGTCACTCGTGCGCCCTCCGCCGTTCCCGAGCTCGATCCTGCGCTGCGCGCGACGCAGCCGCCGTAGCCCGACCGCGTCCGCGCCACCGATCGGGGACAGGAGGGTGTCGACCGCCACCTCGGGGTCGAGGGCGTCCGTCGCACCGCGGGCCAGGTCGAGGACCACCCCGAGAAGGGCCAGCAGGGGGCGTACCGCCACCTCGTCGCGCACCGGGAGGTCCGTGGCCGTGCCGGCGACGGGCACCCCCGCCGCCATCAGCACGCGGCGCAGGGTGGCGGTGCGGCCCTGGCCACGGACGATGACCGCCATCTCCGACCAGGGGATGCCGAACCGCAGGTGCGCCTCGCGCAGCTCCGCTGCCACATAGCTGGCCTCCTGGCTCACCGCGCGCAGCAGCCGTACGTCGACCTGGCCACCCGCACGCCCGGCGGCCGCGCCACGCTGCAGGCCGCCGCCGAGGGCGCCGATCTTGGGAGCAACCCTGGCCGCCGCGTCGACGAGCGCCTGCGGCAGCCGGTATGCCGTGGGCAGCACGAGGGTGCGCGGCTCCCCCGCGGTGGCCAGCTGCGTCCACCCGTCGCTGAGGTGGCGCGGGTCGGCGCCCCGGAAGGTCTGCACCGCACTGTCGGGGTCGCCGAGCAGGATCAGGTCGAGCCCTGGCGAGGCGATCGTGCGCAGCAGGCGGGCCGCGGCGGAGGTGAGCTCCTGGGCGTCGTCGACGACCACCAGGCGCAGCCCGTCGACCAGTCGGCCGCGTGCGGCGGGGTCCTCCTGCAGGAGGTCTGCCGCGGCCCCCAGGATCCACGCCGGGTCGTAGGCGCCGGGCGCGGACAGGGCCGTGACCTCGTCGTACTCGGCGAGCACGTCAGCCGCCGCGACCCATTCGGGCCTGCCGTGCTCACGCCCCAGGCGGACGAGGTCGGCCGGCTCGAGGTCGTGCTCGACCGCCCTCATGAGCAGGTCGCGCAGCTCACCCCGGAAGCCGCGGGTGCCCAGCGCGAGATGCACCCGCTCGGGCCAGTCGGGGCCCGTGCCCTCCTCGGCGTGACCGGCCAGCAGCTCCCGCAGGATGACGTCCTGCTCGGGTCCGCTGAGCAGCCGGGGTGTGGGGTCGCCGCGCAGCGCCGCCGCCTGGCGCAGGATGCCGAAACCGAGCGCCTGGTGGGTCCTGGCCAGCGGCTCGGTCGAGGTGCCTCCGAGCCGGGACGTCACCCGCTCCCGCAGGCTGCCCGCGGCGACGCGCGAGGAGGTCAGGATGAGGCACTGGTCGGGCGTTGCCTCCCCCGACTCGACGCGCGCCACGACGGCCTCGATCGCTGTCGTCGTCTTGCCGGTGCCCGGGCCGCCGAGCACGCGCAGCAGTCCGCCGCGGTGGGCGAGCGCGGCCAGCTGGACATCGTCCAGCGGGGGCGCCTGCACCACCACGCTCGGAGCTCGGCGCAGGGTCAGCATCGGTTCATCCCACCATCCGCGACCGACAGTGGCACCCGCGCCACTCCCACGACGACAGCCTGATCGTCGGCGCGCACGTCTGTGCACAGACCCTCGGCCTTCTGACCACAGACCAGCTCAGTGCGAAGTGGCACGGATGTCTGTGCACAGACCCCCGCTCCGCGCGCGGTCGAGCCGACGTCACGAGGCCGGGGGGACCGGCGGCTGGGCCTCCAGCCAGCGAGCGCGCGCCAGGTCGACCCGGCGCCCGTCGACCTGCCCGCGGACCAGTGGAGTGCCCTCCTGCCGGTAGTGCGCCAGCGCCTCGTCCTCGAGCCCCTGCGGGAAGTAGCCCCCGGCGCGGATCACCCGCCACCAGGGGACGTCCGAGCCATACCTGGCCATCACGGTGCCGACGCCACGGGGCCCACCGCGACCGAGCAGCTCGGCGATGTCGCCGTAGGTCATCACCATCCCCTCGGGGATCGTGTCGACCACCTCGAGCACATCGTCGGCGAAGTCGCTGGGGGCACCACTGACCCGCCCGGGCTCGGTGACCATCGTGTCCCTCAGTAGACCGGCAGGCTCGGGTCGACGTCCCTGACCCAGGCGAGCACGCCACCGGTCAGGTTCGCGACGTCGGCGCGGCCGGTCGCGGCGAGGATCCCGGCGGCCTCGGCGGACCGGACCCCGGACTTGCACATCAGCACGACAGGTATGCCGGGCGGCAGCTCGGCGGCCGCCGTCCCGTCCCGGAACCGGTCGAGATGCAGGGCCCGGGCGCCCGGGATCGACACGACGGCACGTTCGCCGGGCTCCCGGACGTCGACGAGCTCGAGCTCGCGGTCACCGCGCTCCCGCTGCGCCAGCATGTCGGCCAGGTCCCTCGCCGACACCTCGGCGAAACCCGCGCCCCGAGGGCCGGCGTCCCGGTGGTCCTGCTCACCCTCCTGCGCGGACCCCGTCGCGGAAGCACCCGGCATACCGCAGAACTGCTCGTAGTCGACGAGCGAGGTGACGGTCGGGGACTCGCCGCACACCGGGCAGTGGGGGTCGGCGCGCACGGTCAGGGAGTCCCAGGTCTGGCGCAGGGCGTCATGCACGAGGAGCCGGCCGACGAGCGGATCCCCTTGTCCCACAATGAGCTTGACCGCCTCGGCGACCTGGACCGACCCGATCGCCGCGCACAGCACGCCGAGCACGCCGCCGGTCGCGCACGACGGGACCGCGTCGGGTGGCGGAGGCTCGGGGAAGACGCAGCGGTAGCAGGGACCGTAGCCCGAGAACCACACCGACACCTGCCCGTCGAACCGGTAGATCGACCCCCAGACGTGCGGCATCCCGAGGAAGACGCACGCGTCGTTGACGAGATAGCGGGTCGGGAAGTTGTCGGCTCCGTCCAGGACGACGTCGTAGTCGGCGAGGATCTCGAGGGCGTTCTCGGAGGTCAGCCGCACGTCGTGGCGGACGACCGTGACCAGCGGGTTGATGGCGGCGACCGTCTCGGCGGCCGACTCGGTCTTGGGGCGACCCACGTCGGCGACCCCGTGGACGATCTGACGCTGGAGGTTCGACGCGTCGACCACGTCGTCGTCGACCACCCCGACGGTGCCCACCCCGGCCGCCGCGAGGTACATCAGGGCGGGCGACCCGAGACCCCCGGCGCCGATGACCAGGACGCGTGCGCTGGCCAGTCTGCGCTGCCCCTCCAGACCGACCTCGGGGAGCAGGATGTGACGGGCGTAGCGGGCCTTCTGCTCGGTCGTGAGCTCCGGTCCGGGCGCAACCAGCGGTGGGATCGCCATGTGATGCAGGTTACCCACCCGTACGATGTGGAGGACACCGCCGTCAGGCTGCACCACCGCCGAACAGAGAGTCACCATGTCGCTTCAGGCAGTTCCAGGCACCGACAACGCCCGTGGCCAGCGCCTCCCGCGCTCCGCCCGCCGCGCCCAGCTCCTCGAAGCCGCGCAGGCCGCCTTCGTGGAGTCCGGCTACCACGCGGCCGCCATGGACGACATCGCCGACCGTGCCGGGGTCTCCAAGCCGGTGCTCTACCAGCACTTCCCCGGCAAGCTCGAGCTCTACCTGGCCCTGCTCGACAAGCACAGCGAGGCCCTCGAGCAGCTCGTCCGCGAGGCCCTCGCCTCGACCCAGGACAACAAGGAGCGGGTCTACGCGACGATCGCGGCCTACTTCGACTTCGTCTCGCGCGACGGGGCGGCCTTCCGGCTCATCTTCGAGTCCGACCTCACCAACGAGTCCGCCGTCCGCAACCGCCTCGACGCCGTCGGCCTGGTCTGCGCGGAGGCCGTCGCCGAGGTCATCGCCGAGGACACCGGGCTCACCGACGAGGACGCCTCACTGCTCGGCATGGCCCTCACCGGCCTGGCTCAGGTCAGCGCCCGCCACTGGCTCGCCCAGGACTCCGACGTGCCCAAGGACGAGGCGGCCCTGCTGATGGGCGCCCTGGCGTGGCGCGGCCTCGGCTCGTTCCCGAAGGTGGGCGGGGAAGGTTCCTGAGGCACCGCTCGTTAGCCTTGGCGTCACCACCGCACGCGCAGGTATGCCGCGTGCCCACCCCAACACGAAGGGAATCACCGTGGAGGTCCGCATCGGCGTCCAGAACGTCTCTCGCGAGGTCGTCTTCGAGTCCACCGAGAGCGCAGCCGACATCGCCGCGGCCGTGAGCGCGTCCCTCGAGAAGGGCACCGTCCTCACCCTCGTCGACGACAAGGGACGCCAGCTCCTCGTCCCGGCAGCGGTCCTCGGGTACGTCCAGATCGGCGAGTCCGACAAGCGAGGCGTCGGCTTCGGCGTCTGAGCCCTCTGCGTGTGACCTTCCGCGTCTGACCCTTCCGCGTGCGTGGGGCGACGATCCGTGGTCCTCTGGTCCTCTCACGGGGCCGAAGGGGGCCCCGGCTGAACGCGGCGCCGCAGCCGCACGAAGGAGCAACCGTGGTCGGAACGATTATCGGCGCCATCATCGGCGGTCTCATCATCGGGGCCTTGGCCCGTCTCGTGCTTCCGGGCAAGCAGAACATCTCACTCCTGATGACCATCATCATCGGGATCCTGGGATCGCTGATCGCCTCGTGGCTGGTCTTCCAGCTCGGCTACAAGAACTCGAACGGTGGTTTCGAGTTCATCCCGTTCCTGGTGGGGATCGTCGTCGCGGCGATCCTGATCGTGATCTACGGCAACGTGACAGGACGCCGGAAGGTCTGACGAGTCAAACGTCCGCGAAGGGCCCCGTCCACCAGGACGGGGCCCTTCGTCGTGCAGTTCGGGCGCAGGTGCCGGTCAGACGGCGGGCCGGTCAGGCGGCTGGCCGGTCAGGCGGCGAGGCCGAGCCGACCCATCCGTCGGGTGTGCTCGTCGGTGAGCCGCGCGAACATCCGTCCCAGCTCGGCCAGGTCGGCACTGGGGCGGCCCGGGCCGCCGATCCCGCCGACCATCAGCGAGGCCAGCGCGTCGCGTTCGACGGCGACCTGCTGGGCCTGCGAGAGCGCCTCGCCCACGAGCCGGCGGCCCCACAGCGCCAACCGTCCCGCGACCTTGGGGTCGGCCTTGATGGCCTCACGGACGACCTTGACGACGAACTCCGCCTGCCCCACGTCCTCCATGGCCGAGTGCACCAGGGCCTGCGTCGAGGGGTCGACGTAGGCGGCGATCTCACGGTAGAAGTCGGTGGCGATGCCGTCGCCCACGTAGGCCTTGACCAGGCCCTCGAGCCAGGTGCTCGGCCGGGTGCGCTCGTGGAATGCGTCGATCGGCGCGATGAACGGCGCCATGGCGACCTCGGGGTCGATGCCCATCTCGTCCAGTCGCGCCACGAGGATCTCGTAGTGCCGGAACTCGGCCACCGCCAGTCCCGCCACGGCGGCCTTGAGGGGCTGGCTCGGCGAGAGCTCACTGTCCCCGGCGAGCCGGGTGAACGCTGTCAGCTCGCCGTACGCGAGCACTCCGAGGAGGTCGGCGACGGCGTCGCGGTACTGCGGATCGGCCAGCCAGTCGTCCTTGGTCATGCCCGTCACCCTAACGGCGGGGCCTTGGACGACCCCGGCGTGAGGGTCGCGGATGCGGGCATGTCGGGCGTGCACCGCTAGACTGAGGGGGTCAAAGGTGCCCGGTCGGCACGAATCAGCCGTGGACCCGGTCCGCGCTCCGCAAGACGAAGACCTCCGATCGGCCCGCTGTGCGAGCGCCACCCCGCTGTGGGAGCGCCCCGATCGAGAGAACTTCATGACTGAGACCAACCCGGACACGACTGTGCCCGACGCCACGACCGACGCCACGTCCGACGCCACGACCGATACCCCTGTCGCTGCGCCGGCTGACCCGACCTTCGCCGACTTCGACGTCCACCCCGACATCGTCGCCTCGCTGAGCGACGCGGGGATCGTGACGCCCTTCCCCATCCAGGCGATGACCCTGCCCGTCGCCCTCGGTGGCCACGACATCATCGGCCAGGCCAAGACCGGCACCGGCAAGACGCTCGGCTTCGGCGTCCCGATGCTCAACCGCACGATCGCCCGCGGGGACGCCGAGTGGGACACCTTCCCGCACGCCGGCAAGCCGCAGGCCCTCGCCGTCGCCCCGACCCGTGAGCTCGCCGTCCAGGTCGCCAGCGACCTCGAGCGCGCCGGCAAGCGTCGCGGAATCCGCGTGCTCACCGTCTACGGCGGCCGCGCCTACGAACCCCAGATCGAGGCCCTCAAGGCCGGGGTCGAGATCGTCGTCGGCACGCCCGGGCGTCTGATCGACCTGGCAAAGCAGGGTCACCTCGACCTCTCGCACACGAAGTCGGTCGTGCTCGACGAGGCCGACGAGATGCTCGACCTCGGGTTCCTCCCGGACGTGGAGAAGCTGCTCGCGATGACCTCGCCGGCCCGGCAGACGATGCTCTTCTCGGCCACCATGCCCGGTGCCGTCGTCGCCCTGGCCCGCCGCTACATGCGTCAGCCGACCCACATCCGCGCCATGGGTGACGACCAGGAGAACGCCCACACGGTCAAGGCCGTCGAGCAGTTCGTCTACCGCGCCCACGCGATGGACAAGGTCGAGATGCTGGCCCGCATGCTGCAGGCCGAAGGCCGTGGCCTGACCATCATCTTCAGCCGCACCAAGCGCACCGCCGCGAAGGTCGCCGACGACCTCACCGAGCGCGGCTTCGCCGCCGCCGCCATCCACGGCGACCTCGGTCAGGGAGCGCGTGAGCAGGCGCTGCGCGCGTTCCGCAACGGCAAGGTCGACATCCTCGTCGCCACCGATGTCGCCGCCCGCGGGATCGACGTCGACAACGTCACCCACGTCATCAACTACCAGTGCCCCGAGGACGAGAAGACCTACCTGCACCGCATCGGGCGCACCGCCCGCGCGGGCAACACGGGCATCGCGGTCACCTTCGTCGACTGGGACGACATGCCGCGCTGGGGCCTGATCAACAAGACCCTCGACCTCGGGATCCCCGAGCCGGAGGAGACCTACTCCTCCTCGGACCACTTCTACGAGCAGCTCGACATCCCGCGCACCGCCAAGGGCCGCCTGCCCAAGGCCGACCAGAAGCTCGCCGGCCTGGGCGCCGAGGTGCTCGAGGACCTCGGCGAGACCGGCAAGTCCAGTGGTCGTCGCCCGGCCGCCGGCGGTCGCGGTGGCCGTGACGGCGACCGAGACGGTGTCCGAGACGGTGGCGGTCGTGGCGGCCGCGACGCCGCTCGTGACGCCGGTCGTGGTGGCGAACGCCGCTCGGACAGCGCACCCCAGGACGGCGACGCCCCGGCCAAGCCGCGGCGCAACCGCAACCGTCGGCGCACCCGCGGTGGTGCCACCGGAGAGGCCAGCACCCAGGCCTGACCCGCACCCCCAGAGCAGACAGGTATGCCGCGCGGCTGAGCCGCGCGGCATACCTGTCTATCGGGGTTGGCCCCCGGGGGCGGGGGCGGGTCAGGCGCCGATCGTGGCGGTGTCGATCACGAAGCGGTAGCGCACGTCCGAGTTCACGACGCGGTCGTAGGCCTCGTTGACCT
This region includes:
- a CDS encoding ATP-dependent helicase encodes the protein MARELLSAKEIASALGLPEPTAAQVEVIEAPMAPLLVVAGAGSGKTETMTGRVVWLVANGFVEPDQVLGLTFTRKAATELAERIGARLRLLQQRDVWHPRTDDAETGAEVLGGTPTVSTYHSYAGRLVREHALRLGYESESRLLSEAAAWQYASEVVAAYDGPMDDVQFAESTVTAAVVDLAGEMAEHLVEVGDVAAYLERVLAALDALPPHPGARGKDLPGEVKKMREQLRARAGVLPMVQRYLELKRGRDAMDFADQMALAARLAMSFPDIGAIERQRFGAVLLDEFQDTSAAQLELLRSLFVAPGEPSPVTAVGDPHQSIYGWRGASATTLSEFRRAFGTPTHPAPVLPLATSWRNDVGVLEVANAVAGPLRAGSKVPVDELAPRAGAGSGRVAVARVETAGDEAALVASWLEERRAAGAKSAAVLCRKRSQFAALIEALDSRGIPHEVVGLGGLLLTPEIEDITALLHVVNDPSRGDQLMRLLTGPLCRLGAADLDGLMAWARHQQDLRLGVEDRFAPQDDDDAEGAVAEALAQPGVGGGSGRATSTPRDQAPDSSDRVSIVEAVDDPPRPGWTSWDGKRVSDVGLGRLRGLQQAIRRLRSLTALPLADLVGEAERALGLDIEVLAREGYTPAAARAHLDAFADVAATFTVSADRPNLGGFLAWLTAALKEERGLDKGYIEASSDAVQILTIHAAKGLEWDAVAVPGLVEGSFPALSAAVSRSDGEQWSVSLPKQRGWIGGLTDGGIPYALRGDHEGLPLLDWQGASDWKDMETRVEAFLRGGGDHGVEEERRLAYVAFTRARSDMLLTAPVWTDGKTPKVTSRFLTELLEAESALPVDRLAWVDLPDPAVPEEALNPTAAEALSVQWPADPLAQRRAALAAGAAAVRSAVEAQREDAREDAGGLGGTVEQGVLPMPGAALPVLEELDLLLEERRRLAHRGAVTVLMPRHLSASAVVALAQDPARFASALRRPMPEPPALAARRGTAFHAWVEQHFAQAAIVDILDLPGSADDDPGDDGDLPLMKERFLASDWAHRTPAEIEIAVETVIDGIAVRGRIDAVFPRPGGGFTIVDWKTGAKPSGGSGATRALQLAAYRVAFARLRGLDLDDVDAAFYYAATGETVWPDLPDDRSLATLLAGVPE
- a CDS encoding ATP-dependent helicase, whose amino-acid sequence is MLTLRRAPSVVVQAPPLDDVQLAALAHRGGLLRVLGGPGTGKTTTAIEAVVARVESGEATPDQCLILTSSRVAAGSLRERVTSRLGGTSTEPLARTHQALGFGILRQAAALRGDPTPRLLSGPEQDVILRELLAGHAEEGTGPDWPERVHLALGTRGFRGELRDLLMRAVEHDLEPADLVRLGREHGRPEWVAAADVLAEYDEVTALSAPGAYDPAWILGAAADLLQEDPAARGRLVDGLRLVVVDDAQELTSAAARLLRTIASPGLDLILLGDPDSAVQTFRGADPRHLSDGWTQLATAGEPRTLVLPTAYRLPQALVDAAARVAPKIGALGGGLQRGAAAGRAGGQVDVRLLRAVSQEASYVAAELREAHLRFGIPWSEMAVIVRGQGRTATLRRVLMAAGVPVAGTATDLPVRDEVAVRPLLALLGVVLDLARGATDALDPEVAVDTLLSPIGGADAVGLRRLRRAQRRIELGNGGGRTSDELLAAALVAPGALIELGPEAIPARRVAATIAAGVKAARGALDGSAAGDGDPVWRWEPGVTAESVLWAMWAATGLGAEWQATALGGGSGAARADRDLDAVVGLFDAAAKFVDRLPQAGPEEFLTHIGNQDIPGDTLVARSPVGESVTVTTPQAAAGRQWHLVVVAGVQEGVWPDLRLRGSLLGSEHLVDVVSGRATTFRAAQAAVRYDETRSFLVALTRASDRVIVTAVRSDDEQPSVYLDVVDPETIATQGDRRFAEVARTMTLPTLVGELRRQLVSADSGVRATAVAALARLTHEGVPGADPSQWWALREVSDDRPLRAQDQEVRVSPSKVESFGSCGLRWLLGSVGGDGPSVGAADIGTLVHDIAAELGDVDADTLVAEVDARWGRLGMPAGWVSDRKRHEAHGMVRRLATYFEEARAAGWVRLGAELDMKVVLGRAVLSGKVDRIEGTPDGTALRVVDYKTGSSKPRAEELARHPQLGAYQLGVESGAFGELGDRSAGAALLQVGKAALVKTTLQTQDPLRDDADPQWAADLVTGTAEGMAGSTFAATVGDWCKLCQVKASCPAQPEGRVL
- a CDS encoding MGMT family protein; this translates as MVTEPGRVSGAPSDFADDVLEVVDTIPEGMVMTYGDIAELLGRGGPRGVGTVMARYGSDVPWWRVIRAGGYFPQGLEDEALAHYRQEGTPLVRGQVDGRRVDLARARWLEAQPPVPPAS
- the moeB gene encoding molybdopterin-synthase adenylyltransferase MoeB, producing MAIPPLVAPGPELTTEQKARYARHILLPEVGLEGQRRLASARVLVIGAGGLGSPALMYLAAAGVGTVGVVDDDVVDASNLQRQIVHGVADVGRPKTESAAETVAAINPLVTVVRHDVRLTSENALEILADYDVVLDGADNFPTRYLVNDACVFLGMPHVWGSIYRFDGQVSVWFSGYGPCYRCVFPEPPPPDAVPSCATGGVLGVLCAAIGSVQVAEAVKLIVGQGDPLVGRLLVHDALRQTWDSLTVRADPHCPVCGESPTVTSLVDYEQFCGMPGASATGSAQEGEQDHRDAGPRGAGFAEVSARDLADMLAQRERGDRELELVDVREPGERAVVSIPGARALHLDRFRDGTAAAELPPGIPVVLMCKSGVRSAEAAGILAATGRADVANLTGGVLAWVRDVDPSLPVY
- a CDS encoding TetR/AcrR family transcriptional regulator: MSLQAVPGTDNARGQRLPRSARRAQLLEAAQAAFVESGYHAAAMDDIADRAGVSKPVLYQHFPGKLELYLALLDKHSEALEQLVREALASTQDNKERVYATIAAYFDFVSRDGAAFRLIFESDLTNESAVRNRLDAVGLVCAEAVAEVIAEDTGLTDEDASLLGMALTGLAQVSARHWLAQDSDVPKDEAALLMGALAWRGLGSFPKVGGEGS
- a CDS encoding DUF3107 domain-containing protein, translated to MPRAHPNTKGITVEVRIGVQNVSREVVFESTESAADIAAAVSASLEKGTVLTLVDDKGRQLLVPAAVLGYVQIGESDKRGVGFGV